TTGCACGCTGCCGGGATTATTTACGGCGGCGATCTTTCCGGGCAAAAGGCGCGGATTAAATTGATGGTCGCGCTTGGCTTTGCTTCCGAGCGCGGCGAAATTAAAAAAATTTTTGAACAACGAATGTACAGAGAATAAGGCTAAATCAAATATAAAAAAGCCCCGATGAAAAAAATCACCGGGGCGACAATTCATCACCGAGCATTAGAGTTTGCGTACATTTATCGCTTGTAAACCTTTTGCGGTCTGTTCCGTTTCAAACTCAACCTTATCGCCTTCTTCCAAAGATCGAAATCCTTCCCCGACGATGCCTTTATAG
This region of Calditrichota bacterium genomic DNA includes:
- a CDS encoding cold-shock protein, which translates into the protein METGTVKWFNGSKGYGFITREQGDDVFVHYKGIVGEGFRSLEEGDKVEFETEQTAKGLQAINVRKL